One region of Catenuloplanes indicus genomic DNA includes:
- a CDS encoding adhesin, producing MFMVTGNAAEVIRRLAERERAPSGAGLRIAADPRAGELTVGLSPRPSQGDTVLQAGGAYLFLCPVALQALDDKALDATMTEDGDVDFVMADQPR from the coding sequence ATGTTCATGGTGACCGGGAACGCGGCGGAGGTGATCCGCCGGCTCGCGGAGCGGGAGCGGGCACCGTCCGGTGCGGGGCTGCGGATCGCGGCTGACCCGCGGGCCGGCGAGCTCACCGTCGGGCTGTCGCCGCGCCCCAGCCAGGGCGACACGGTGTTGCAGGCGGGCGGCGCGTACCTGTTCCTCTGTCCGGTGGCGCTCCAGGCGCTGGACGACAAGGCGCTGGACGCGACGATGACCGAGGACGGCGACGTCGACTTCGTGATGGCCGACCAGCCCCGGTGA
- a CDS encoding ABC transporter permease: protein MIRRLLRRCVLALLTLAGVSVLAFLLLFAVPRDPAAAMCPKNCDTARLERIREEWGLADPVPVQYLAFARKLVTGEDGCPAPCLGRSYVTGEPVGAMLARALPVTASVVLPAAVLWVTSGVLLGTVAAARPRSAVDRLIGALSLAGLALPLYLVGAVLLLILVYGTAALPPPGWTALSDDPAQWASGLLLPWVTLGAMLAPGYTRLARAQVGDALGSDFVRTAEAKGLTGRAVVGRHALRASAGPLATLAALDVGAALGGTVITEITFGLNGLGRTVIEAVRTDDLPVVLGAVLLGAVFVIGANTIVDGLQAAIDPRLRR from the coding sequence TTGATCCGCCGTCTGCTGCGCCGGTGCGTGCTCGCGCTGCTGACGCTGGCCGGGGTGAGCGTGCTGGCGTTCCTGCTGCTGTTCGCGGTGCCGCGGGACCCGGCCGCTGCGATGTGCCCGAAGAACTGCGACACCGCCCGTCTGGAGCGCATCCGCGAGGAGTGGGGACTGGCCGACCCCGTACCCGTGCAGTATCTGGCTTTTGCCCGGAAGCTCGTCACCGGCGAGGACGGCTGCCCGGCGCCGTGCCTGGGACGGTCCTATGTGACCGGTGAGCCGGTCGGTGCGATGCTGGCCCGCGCGCTGCCGGTCACCGCGAGCGTGGTGCTGCCCGCCGCGGTGCTCTGGGTGACCTCCGGTGTGCTGCTCGGCACGGTCGCGGCGGCCCGGCCCCGCTCGGCCGTGGACCGGCTGATCGGCGCGCTCTCGCTGGCCGGGCTGGCACTGCCGCTCTACCTGGTCGGTGCGGTGCTGCTGCTGATCCTGGTGTACGGCACCGCCGCGCTCCCGCCACCCGGCTGGACCGCGCTGAGTGACGACCCGGCACAATGGGCGTCCGGTCTGCTGCTGCCCTGGGTGACGCTCGGTGCGATGCTCGCGCCCGGCTACACCCGGCTGGCCCGGGCCCAGGTCGGTGACGCGCTCGGCTCCGACTTCGTGCGCACCGCCGAGGCCAAGGGCCTGACCGGGCGCGCGGTCGTCGGCCGGCACGCGCTGCGCGCCTCGGCCGGTCCGCTGGCGACGCTGGCCGCGCTCGACGTCGGTGCCGCGCTCGGCGGCACCGTGATCACCGAGATCACGTTCGGCCTGAACGGCCTGGGCCGGACCGTGATCGAGGCGGTACGCACGGACGACCTGCCGGTCGTGCTCGGCGCCGTGCTGCTCGGCGCCGTGTTCGTGATCGGTGCCAACACGATCGTCGACGGCCTCCAGGCCGCGATCGACCCCCGTTTGCGCAGATAG
- a CDS encoding ABC transporter substrate-binding protein, with protein MTLALALVLAACAACTDNPRDGGTPPDGEIRQNTGVIATDPAASRGPAAEVPGATRGGTVTVFRETTLARLDPQRISAFMGLSISQLYARRLTTYADDGNGKLTLVGDLAETPGTDVHGDCRTWEFRLKQGIRFETGAPVTARDVAYGIARSFDITLTGGPTYLQEWLAGTPQYDTVYDFAADRTALPPGVEVPDDRTLRLNFPKAHCDLPFAAALPATAPVPADADTGLGYDKKPIATGPYLIEGRTGDTELRLVRNPQWDPATDAVRHAYPDRFVLAFGADPVTQTNRILAAQGADAAAVSFDGVPPSLIPKVTGDSLLRSPTPRHSVLNINTRRVTDLAVRRALNAAIDRDDLVKALGGAAVARPVTTLLAPSTIGWRDYDAYPSPASPPAGTPELVLAHPDDAEGQILGTALANSLRRAGFRILTKPVPADGFLNDIKEPDNPWDLYPDHWAPDWPSGAAVLPALYDGRAIKASGGNNGTSYLDARPLDAEFDRILAMPLDAQGAEWATLDEKIMREYAPAVPLYVELTCTVRGPRLGGLFVDGVFGSPSFVNVFVRS; from the coding sequence GTGACACTCGCCCTCGCACTGGTCCTGGCGGCCTGTGCGGCCTGCACCGACAACCCCCGCGACGGCGGTACGCCGCCGGACGGGGAGATCCGGCAGAACACCGGCGTGATCGCCACCGACCCGGCCGCGTCCCGTGGACCGGCCGCCGAGGTGCCCGGCGCCACGCGGGGCGGCACCGTCACCGTCTTCCGGGAGACCACGCTGGCCCGGCTGGACCCGCAGCGCATCTCCGCGTTCATGGGCCTGAGCATCTCCCAGCTGTACGCGCGGCGGCTCACCACCTACGCGGACGACGGCAACGGCAAGCTCACGCTGGTCGGCGACCTCGCGGAGACGCCCGGCACGGACGTGCACGGGGACTGCCGCACCTGGGAGTTCCGGCTCAAGCAGGGCATCCGGTTCGAGACCGGTGCGCCGGTCACCGCGCGCGACGTCGCGTACGGCATCGCCCGCTCGTTCGACATCACGCTCACCGGCGGGCCCACGTACCTGCAGGAGTGGCTGGCCGGCACGCCGCAGTACGACACGGTGTACGACTTCGCGGCGGACCGGACCGCGCTGCCGCCCGGCGTCGAGGTGCCGGACGACCGTACGCTGCGGCTGAACTTCCCCAAGGCGCACTGCGACCTGCCGTTCGCCGCGGCGCTGCCGGCCACCGCGCCGGTACCGGCCGACGCGGACACCGGGCTCGGCTACGACAAGAAGCCGATCGCGACCGGGCCGTACCTGATCGAGGGCCGCACCGGCGACACCGAGCTGCGGCTGGTCCGCAACCCGCAGTGGGACCCGGCCACGGACGCGGTCCGGCACGCCTACCCGGACCGGTTCGTGCTCGCGTTCGGCGCCGACCCGGTCACCCAGACCAACCGGATCCTCGCGGCACAGGGCGCGGACGCGGCCGCGGTCTCGTTCGACGGCGTGCCACCGTCGCTCATCCCGAAGGTCACCGGCGACAGCCTGCTGCGCTCGCCGACCCCGCGGCACAGCGTGCTGAACATCAACACCCGCCGCGTCACCGACCTGGCGGTCCGCCGGGCGCTGAACGCGGCCATCGATCGGGACGACCTGGTCAAGGCGCTCGGCGGTGCGGCCGTCGCCCGTCCGGTCACCACTCTGCTGGCGCCGAGCACGATCGGCTGGCGCGACTACGACGCGTACCCGTCCCCGGCGTCGCCGCCCGCGGGCACGCCGGAGCTGGTGCTGGCCCACCCGGACGACGCGGAGGGGCAGATCCTGGGCACCGCGCTGGCCAACAGCCTCCGCCGGGCCGGGTTCCGCATCCTCACCAAACCGGTCCCGGCCGACGGCTTCCTGAACGACATCAAGGAGCCGGACAACCCGTGGGACCTCTACCCGGACCACTGGGCGCCGGACTGGCCGAGCGGCGCCGCGGTCCTGCCCGCGCTCTACGACGGTCGCGCGATCAAGGCATCCGGCGGCAACAACGGTACGTCCTACCTGGACGCCCGCCCGCTGGACGCGGAGTTCGACCGCATCCTCGCCATGCCGCTGGACGCGCAGGGCGCGGAGTGGGCGACGCTGGACGAGAAGATCATGCGGGAGTACGCGCCGGCGGTGCCGCTCTACGTCGAGCTGACCTGCACCGTGCGCGGACCCCGGCTGGGCGGCCTGTTCGTCGACGGGGTGTTCGGCAGCCCGTCGTTCGTGAACGTCTTCGTCCGGTCGTGA
- a CDS encoding DegT/DnrJ/EryC1/StrS family aminotransferase: MTIPLVDLKASYERHKAGIDAAMAEVITNTRFIGGKELVEFEEAFATFCGARFAIGVGSGTAALHLALAALEVGPGDVVAVPAHTFIATAEPVVWLGATPRFVDIEPETGCMDPAALKAALAPGDVKAVIPVHIHGQPVDLAAIGAIAEEAGVPIIEDAAQAHGSSVTLADGTVVRAGAYGAISCFSFYPGKNLGAFGDAGALTTNDPELAQKLKKLRDHGRLSKYEHDIVGYAHRLDTLQAAILSVKLTTLDADNDRRREIAAGYRAGLEGVGDLRFVTEAPGRRGVYHHFVIHTADRDALLAHLKAAGIGAGIHFPLPLHLQPAFTFLGGKRGDLPNTEAFESTCVSLPIYPELTDAQRDEVIAAVRSYFDGN, encoded by the coding sequence ATGACGATTCCCCTGGTTGATCTCAAGGCGTCCTACGAGCGCCACAAGGCCGGCATCGACGCCGCGATGGCCGAGGTCATCACGAACACCCGGTTCATCGGGGGCAAGGAGCTCGTCGAGTTCGAGGAGGCGTTCGCCACGTTCTGCGGCGCCCGCTTCGCGATCGGCGTCGGCTCCGGCACCGCCGCGCTGCACCTGGCGCTGGCCGCGCTCGAGGTCGGCCCGGGCGACGTGGTCGCGGTCCCGGCGCACACCTTCATCGCCACCGCGGAGCCGGTCGTCTGGCTCGGCGCCACCCCGCGCTTCGTGGACATCGAGCCGGAGACCGGCTGCATGGACCCGGCCGCGCTGAAGGCCGCGCTCGCCCCCGGCGACGTCAAGGCCGTCATCCCGGTGCACATCCACGGCCAGCCGGTCGACCTGGCCGCGATCGGCGCGATCGCGGAGGAGGCGGGCGTCCCGATCATCGAGGACGCGGCCCAGGCGCACGGCTCCTCGGTCACGCTGGCCGACGGCACCGTGGTGCGCGCCGGCGCGTACGGTGCGATCTCCTGCTTCTCGTTCTACCCGGGCAAGAACCTCGGTGCGTTCGGTGACGCGGGGGCGCTCACCACGAACGACCCGGAGCTGGCCCAGAAGCTCAAGAAGCTGCGCGACCACGGCCGGCTCAGCAAGTACGAGCACGACATCGTCGGCTACGCGCACCGGCTGGACACGCTGCAGGCCGCGATCCTCAGCGTCAAGCTGACCACGCTGGACGCGGACAACGACCGCCGCCGCGAGATCGCCGCCGGCTACCGGGCCGGCCTCGAGGGCGTCGGCGACCTGCGGTTCGTGACCGAGGCCCCGGGCCGCCGCGGTGTCTACCACCACTTCGTGATCCACACCGCCGACCGGGACGCGCTGCTCGCGCACCTCAAGGCGGCCGGGATCGGCGCGGGCATCCACTTCCCGCTGCCGCTGCACCTGCAGCCGGCGTTCACGTTCCTCGGCGGCAAGCGGGGCGACCTGCCGAACACCGAGGCGTTCGAGTCGACCTGCGTGTCGCTGCCGATCTACCCGGAGCTGACGGACGCGCAGCGCGACGAGGTCATTGCCGCGGTCCGCTCGTACTTCGACGGGAACTGA
- a CDS encoding glycosyltransferase family 4 protein produces MSESFAAAGGSADPPPSLRILAVTNLWPSPGGFRGVFVRDQVESLRAAGHHVDVEVVAQQRGKSDYLTAAPRVRARAAAGGYDLVHVHYGLTALASRLVKDIPRVLSLYGSDVNEPWQRRITRATTGTVAATIYPSRRLAAAAGDPDGYVVPNAVDFDLFTPPATADGREKIRASFGIAPDDQVVLFGALPENQVKGYDVFRAVLDKLSATGAPIRELVLAEAGQERDAVVRKFAASDALLLTSRRGTESGPLVVKEAAVMGVPVVTVDVGDTSEILDGVTPSAIVPFPDPWGTAAATDELVSNLAAALAPILAARTRADGRERLRRLAPDAVTATLVDVYRQVLATAGGAR; encoded by the coding sequence ATGTCCGAGTCCTTCGCGGCGGCGGGCGGGTCTGCGGACCCCCCGCCGTCGCTTCGCATCCTGGCGGTCACCAACCTGTGGCCGTCCCCCGGCGGGTTCCGCGGCGTGTTCGTCCGCGACCAGGTCGAGTCGCTGCGCGCGGCCGGCCACCACGTCGACGTCGAGGTGGTCGCGCAGCAGCGCGGCAAGTCCGACTACCTGACCGCGGCCCCGCGCGTACGCGCTCGTGCGGCCGCCGGCGGATATGACCTGGTGCACGTCCACTACGGACTGACCGCGCTCGCGTCCCGGCTGGTCAAGGACATCCCCCGGGTTCTCTCCCTGTACGGCAGTGACGTCAACGAGCCCTGGCAGCGCCGGATCACCCGGGCCACCACCGGCACGGTCGCGGCTACGATCTACCCGTCCCGGCGGCTCGCGGCCGCGGCCGGCGACCCGGACGGCTACGTCGTACCGAACGCGGTCGACTTCGACCTGTTCACGCCGCCCGCCACCGCGGACGGCCGGGAGAAGATCCGCGCCTCGTTCGGGATCGCGCCCGACGACCAGGTCGTGCTCTTCGGCGCCCTCCCGGAGAACCAGGTCAAGGGGTACGACGTGTTCCGCGCCGTGCTCGACAAGCTCTCCGCCACCGGCGCGCCGATCCGCGAGCTGGTGCTGGCCGAGGCCGGTCAGGAACGCGACGCCGTGGTCCGCAAGTTCGCCGCCTCGGACGCACTGCTGCTCACCTCCCGCCGCGGCACGGAGAGCGGCCCGCTGGTGGTCAAGGAGGCGGCCGTGATGGGTGTCCCGGTGGTCACGGTCGACGTCGGCGATACTTCGGAGATCCTGGACGGCGTCACCCCGTCCGCGATCGTGCCGTTCCCGGACCCGTGGGGGACCGCGGCCGCGACGGACGAACTGGTCTCGAACCTGGCGGCCGCGCTCGCGCCGATCCTGGCGGCCCGCACCCGAGCCGACGGCCGGGAACGGCTTCGCCGCCTCGCGCCGGACGCGGTCACCGCCACGCTGGTCGACGTCTACCGCCAGGTCCTCGCGACTGCGGGTGGCGCGCGATGA
- a CDS encoding FAD-dependent oxidoreductase, with amino-acid sequence MEEQRPLRVAVIGAGPAGIYAADILSKNHPTATVDVFDRLPTPYGLIRYGVAPDHPRIKEIINALHKVLDNPRIRFIGNVDYGVDVKLEELRPFYDALIFATGADKDRVLHIPGVDLPGSFGAADFVSWYDGHPDVPREWPLTATKVAVIGAGNVAVDVARVLAKTADELLETEIPDNVYQGLLASPVTDVHLFSRRGPAQVKFTPMELRELDHSPNVDVIVHPEGIEFDEGSLEEMRKTRHVKMCVDILQNWAMRDPREDRKRRLHLHFLQAPAEILGDPETGVTGLRTETQELTGDGNVRGTGEFTDWDVQAVYRAIGYLSRPLADLPFDTRSGTVPHDAGRVLDIDGNHIPGVYVTGWIKRGPVGLIGHTKGDANETITSLLADELPEATQRDADAVVEYLTRKGVRHTSWAGWQLLDAHEISLGEPHGRKRIKVVPREEMITLSGH; translated from the coding sequence ATGGAGGAGCAGCGCCCACTGCGGGTCGCCGTCATCGGCGCCGGTCCGGCCGGCATCTACGCGGCCGACATCCTGTCGAAGAACCACCCGACAGCGACCGTCGACGTCTTTGACCGGCTGCCCACGCCGTACGGCCTGATCCGGTACGGTGTCGCCCCCGACCACCCGCGGATCAAGGAAATCATCAACGCCCTGCACAAGGTGCTGGACAACCCGCGGATCCGGTTCATCGGCAACGTCGACTACGGCGTGGACGTCAAGCTGGAGGAGCTGCGCCCGTTCTACGACGCGCTGATCTTCGCGACCGGCGCGGACAAGGACCGGGTGCTGCACATCCCGGGCGTCGACCTCCCCGGCAGCTTCGGCGCCGCGGACTTCGTCAGCTGGTACGACGGCCACCCGGACGTGCCGCGCGAGTGGCCGCTGACCGCCACCAAGGTCGCCGTGATCGGCGCCGGCAACGTGGCCGTGGACGTCGCCCGAGTGCTCGCCAAGACCGCGGACGAGCTGCTCGAGACGGAGATCCCGGACAACGTCTACCAGGGTCTGCTGGCCAGCCCGGTGACGGACGTGCACCTGTTCTCCCGGCGCGGACCGGCCCAGGTGAAGTTCACCCCGATGGAGCTGCGGGAGCTGGACCACTCCCCCAACGTCGACGTGATCGTGCACCCCGAGGGCATCGAGTTCGACGAGGGCAGCCTCGAGGAGATGCGCAAGACCCGGCACGTCAAGATGTGCGTGGACATCCTGCAGAACTGGGCGATGCGCGACCCGCGCGAGGACCGCAAGCGCCGCCTGCACCTGCACTTCCTGCAGGCCCCGGCGGAGATCCTGGGCGACCCGGAGACCGGCGTCACCGGGCTGCGGACCGAGACGCAGGAGCTGACCGGCGACGGCAACGTGCGCGGCACCGGCGAGTTCACCGACTGGGACGTGCAGGCGGTCTACCGGGCCATCGGCTACCTCAGCCGCCCGCTCGCCGACCTGCCGTTCGACACCCGCAGCGGCACGGTCCCGCACGACGCGGGCCGGGTGCTGGACATCGACGGCAACCACATCCCGGGCGTGTACGTCACGGGCTGGATCAAGCGCGGTCCGGTCGGCCTGATCGGTCACACCAAGGGCGACGCGAACGAGACCATCACCAGCCTGCTCGCGGACGAGCTGCCGGAGGCCACTCAGCGCGACGCGGACGCGGTGGTGGAGTACCTGACCCGCAAGGGTGTCCGGCACACCAGCTGGGCCGGCTGGCAGCTGCTGGACGCGCACGAGATCAGCCTGGGCGAGCCGCACGGCCGCAAGCGGATCAAGGTCGTCCCGCGCGAGGAGATGATCACCCTCAGCGGTCACTGA
- a CDS encoding PrsW family intramembrane metalloprotease, whose amino-acid sequence MTLMPRGARRWRRYAWLGTLLVLGGLYALVLITLVRTENPNLVPSVILLGATVVPVSFLVFAEGRSGRWQVSPAVLAGTAFIGGVIGVVVAGWLEWDALRSLGTLPMLFVAVIEETAKLVVPVIILVATLSSGRRDPADGLVIGVASGVGFAALETMGYAFTALLSSKGGIGAVEQTLFLRGVLAPAGHIAWTGLTAGALWALAARPGGRRLAVFAGTFAGAIALHTLWDSIGAVLAYAVLGLVSVGWLLIAMRRYRTFATAVDRAPAVH is encoded by the coding sequence ATGACGCTGATGCCCCGAGGGGCGCGCCGGTGGCGGCGGTACGCATGGCTCGGCACGCTGCTCGTGCTGGGCGGGCTCTACGCGCTCGTGCTGATCACGCTGGTCCGCACGGAGAACCCCAACCTCGTACCGTCGGTGATCCTGCTCGGCGCCACGGTCGTGCCGGTGTCGTTCCTGGTCTTCGCGGAGGGCCGGAGCGGCCGGTGGCAGGTGTCACCGGCCGTGCTGGCCGGCACCGCGTTCATCGGCGGCGTGATCGGCGTGGTGGTGGCCGGCTGGCTGGAGTGGGACGCGCTGCGCAGCCTCGGCACGCTCCCGATGCTGTTCGTGGCCGTCATCGAGGAGACCGCGAAACTCGTCGTGCCGGTGATCATCCTGGTCGCCACGCTGTCGTCCGGCCGCCGGGACCCGGCGGACGGCCTGGTCATCGGCGTGGCCAGCGGCGTCGGCTTCGCCGCACTGGAGACGATGGGGTACGCGTTCACCGCGCTGCTGTCCTCCAAGGGCGGCATCGGCGCGGTCGAGCAGACGCTGTTCCTGCGCGGCGTGCTCGCCCCGGCCGGGCACATCGCCTGGACCGGGCTGACCGCCGGCGCGCTCTGGGCACTCGCGGCCCGGCCCGGCGGCCGCCGCCTCGCCGTGTTCGCCGGCACGTTCGCGGGCGCGATCGCGCTGCACACGCTGTGGGACAGCATCGGCGCGGTGCTGGCCTACGCGGTGCTCGGGCTGGTCAGCGTGGGCTGGCTGCTGATCGCGATGCGCCGCTACCGCACGTTCGCCACGGCGGTGGACCGAGCGCCGGCGGTGCACTGA
- a CDS encoding ArsR/SmtB family transcription factor, whose amino-acid sequence MGTLSIHFTAEDVARTRIARRPDPLWEIVCSLHRLQTRRGYAAYEGWHRQVRLDLGRHNMTGLLRSTLLPISPLGRYFPDFLTPGDVTTLDQGIDMLQHTEAARVNEEIRMIPDPAGADVWLDDLASGRPQAMHALGDGLRRYYEVAIAPYWTEISGAVADDRALRGTLMLDHGAGHLLDDLGPRCEWNAPVLQIHGYPMDRDMHLDGRGLLLVPSYFCWQDPIALANPELPPMLVYPAHRQREAPTIGSPDGSRRLGPLIGATRLEVLRAVAAAATTGEISRRVGISPATASHHATVLREAGLITSRRHANLVLHQITALGRALLEESV is encoded by the coding sequence ATGGGCACCCTGTCGATCCACTTCACCGCTGAGGACGTGGCCCGCACCCGCATCGCCCGGCGCCCCGATCCGCTGTGGGAGATCGTGTGCAGCCTGCACCGGCTGCAGACCCGGCGTGGCTACGCCGCATACGAGGGCTGGCACCGCCAGGTGCGCCTGGACCTGGGCCGGCACAACATGACCGGCCTGCTGCGCAGCACGCTGCTGCCCATCTCCCCGCTCGGCCGCTACTTCCCCGACTTCCTCACGCCCGGCGACGTCACCACGCTCGACCAGGGCATCGACATGCTCCAGCACACCGAGGCGGCCCGGGTCAACGAGGAGATCCGGATGATCCCGGACCCGGCCGGCGCGGACGTCTGGCTCGACGATCTGGCCTCCGGCCGCCCACAGGCCATGCACGCGCTCGGCGACGGCTTGCGCCGCTACTACGAGGTCGCGATCGCGCCGTACTGGACCGAGATCTCCGGCGCCGTCGCCGACGACCGCGCACTGCGCGGCACCCTGATGCTCGACCACGGCGCCGGCCACCTCCTCGACGACCTCGGCCCACGCTGCGAGTGGAACGCCCCGGTCCTCCAGATCCACGGCTACCCGATGGACCGCGACATGCACCTCGACGGACGCGGCCTGCTGCTCGTCCCGTCGTACTTCTGCTGGCAGGACCCCATCGCCCTGGCCAACCCGGAACTGCCCCCGATGCTCGTCTACCCGGCCCACCGCCAGCGCGAGGCCCCCACCATCGGCAGCCCCGACGGCAGCCGCCGCCTGGGACCACTGATCGGCGCGACGCGCCTGGAGGTGCTCCGCGCGGTCGCGGCGGCGGCGACGACCGGCGAGATATCCCGGCGGGTCGGGATATCTCCGGCGACGGCCAGTCACCACGCGACGGTGCTGCGCGAAGCTGGGCTGATCACGAGCCGGCGGCATGCGAATCTGGTGTTGCATCAGATAACGGCGCTCGGTCGGGCCTTGCTGGAGGAGTCGGTTTAG
- a CDS encoding ABC transporter permease: MSFRLRRFRSVLVAGAGALLLTVVAAAAPLIAAVYGTGPQDTFADDLDAYGMPYGIAGGVSTVHWLGLEPGLGRDLLIQIIYGVRTSLAVVGPAVLLATLLGTVIGGLAGLLGGWVDALLTWITDVAIALPLLLCAIAVIRPLELAFYGPRDAVPGWFRMVTLIGLFAVLGWTGVARMVRTQVRSLRERDFVTAAVALGARPGRILRREVLPHLGPPIVAGASLLLPIFTSAGAALSFLGLGVLEPTPDLGRTIQRSLGYLQTDPAYVLFPGLALVLVVFVFTALGESVRRAFDPGSGR; the protein is encoded by the coding sequence ATGTCGTTTCGGCTCCGGCGATTCCGGTCCGTCCTGGTCGCCGGTGCCGGTGCCCTGCTGCTCACCGTGGTCGCGGCCGCGGCCCCGCTGATCGCCGCGGTCTACGGCACCGGGCCGCAGGACACGTTCGCGGACGACCTCGACGCGTACGGGATGCCGTACGGCATCGCCGGTGGCGTGTCCACTGTGCACTGGCTCGGGCTGGAACCGGGCCTCGGTCGTGACCTGCTGATTCAGATCATCTACGGCGTACGTACGTCGCTGGCCGTGGTCGGCCCGGCCGTGCTGCTGGCCACGCTGCTGGGCACGGTGATCGGCGGGCTGGCCGGGCTGCTCGGCGGCTGGGTCGACGCGCTGCTCACCTGGATCACCGACGTGGCGATCGCGTTGCCGCTGCTGCTCTGCGCGATCGCCGTGATCCGGCCGTTGGAGCTGGCGTTCTACGGCCCGCGGGACGCGGTGCCGGGCTGGTTCCGGATGGTCACGCTGATCGGTCTGTTCGCGGTGCTCGGCTGGACCGGCGTGGCCCGGATGGTCCGCACGCAGGTGCGGTCGTTGCGCGAGCGGGACTTCGTGACCGCGGCGGTCGCGCTCGGTGCCCGGCCGGGCCGGATCCTGCGCCGCGAGGTGCTGCCGCATCTCGGCCCGCCGATCGTGGCCGGTGCGTCGCTGCTGCTGCCGATCTTCACGTCCGCGGGGGCGGCGCTGAGCTTCCTCGGGCTGGGCGTGCTGGAGCCGACGCCGGATCTCGGGCGGACCATCCAGCGCAGCCTCGGCTACCTGCAGACCGACCCGGCGTACGTGCTGTTCCCGGGTCTGGCACTGGTACTCGTGGTGTTCGTGTTCACGGCGCTGGGCGAGTCGGTGCGGCGTGCGTTCGACCCGGGTTCGGGCCGTTGA